A DNA window from Ralstonia solanacearum K60 contains the following coding sequences:
- a CDS encoding PAAR-like domain-containing protein: MQTNVFANNLEIASKAADGKAISAFPDPCWSPPAPSAGPVVIPYSNTVFAKDITNGTRTVFICGKEVAIEDHSYFATSTGNEAATEAFAKGTATHVIKGKAYFQSWSFDVVFEGFGVARHTDLTTHNHGSKPANTPPTYYMDDPDTKAKCKDDLDKLKKKCEHSEEKKKKRKKSKTMPAGKDDSNSGSWVLNHCEGLFIKPSSIKEFQDWVDDVNDYPKAAWNAIEEVAKNKIVDKLELEVTEFAAKKAAAFAARRGLTGWIPIVGQVIAVADLVYTGVQAYERVQEIKAEIAEVKETVDRLKQSAEKVRDTFKKYDIKNLTDINSEQTQALMSDVQTAIATADPCLRARKCTLVPYSKSGSGPANWAGKGCCPGQTGHHLLPDAMFRDPNSAARDGAFEQWKSSYSGKKAATDLKMSDMPRDKLPKAKCWEGYTESRAPTICLEGTSNNHGSHGAAHAATKALLADALGQKEMDYETARNRMSTMVHKTYGCNKECIDKQLDAYYKKAHKCGDLDKAKVTPHSGAAGDTAKTTGGEM, encoded by the coding sequence ATGCAAACCAACGTATTTGCCAACAATCTTGAGATCGCCAGCAAGGCGGCAGATGGAAAGGCTATCTCGGCCTTCCCGGATCCTTGCTGGAGTCCACCCGCACCATCGGCGGGCCCAGTGGTGATCCCGTATTCGAATACCGTGTTCGCCAAGGACATTACGAACGGTACACGCACGGTCTTCATTTGCGGTAAGGAGGTGGCGATCGAGGACCATTCCTACTTCGCGACCAGCACGGGCAATGAAGCCGCGACCGAGGCATTTGCCAAGGGCACGGCAACCCACGTCATCAAGGGCAAGGCTTACTTCCAATCTTGGTCGTTCGATGTCGTCTTCGAAGGCTTTGGCGTTGCGCGACACACGGATTTGACGACGCATAACCATGGATCGAAGCCGGCCAATACGCCACCGACGTATTACATGGACGACCCGGATACCAAGGCGAAATGCAAGGACGACCTCGACAAGCTGAAGAAGAAATGCGAGCACAGCGAAGAGAAGAAGAAAAAACGCAAGAAGAGTAAGACCATGCCGGCCGGCAAGGATGACAGCAACTCGGGATCGTGGGTGCTGAACCACTGCGAGGGTCTGTTCATCAAACCGTCCAGCATCAAAGAGTTTCAGGACTGGGTCGATGACGTCAACGACTATCCCAAGGCGGCATGGAACGCTATCGAGGAAGTCGCCAAGAACAAGATCGTCGACAAGCTCGAACTCGAAGTGACCGAATTCGCTGCCAAGAAGGCAGCCGCCTTCGCGGCACGCCGTGGGCTAACTGGTTGGATTCCTATTGTTGGCCAAGTGATTGCGGTTGCGGACCTGGTTTATACCGGCGTGCAGGCTTATGAGAGGGTGCAGGAGATCAAGGCGGAAATCGCTGAGGTCAAGGAGACCGTTGATCGCCTCAAGCAGTCGGCGGAGAAGGTTCGTGACACCTTCAAGAAGTACGACATCAAAAATCTGACCGACATCAACAGCGAGCAGACCCAGGCGCTGATGAGCGATGTCCAGACGGCTATCGCAACGGCCGATCCTTGTTTGCGCGCTCGTAAATGCACTTTGGTTCCTTACAGCAAGTCGGGCTCGGGGCCTGCCAACTGGGCGGGGAAAGGATGCTGCCCAGGTCAGACGGGACATCATTTGTTGCCGGATGCCATGTTTCGCGATCCCAACAGCGCCGCTCGCGATGGCGCATTCGAACAGTGGAAGAGCTCGTATTCCGGGAAGAAGGCGGCCACCGATCTCAAGATGAGTGACATGCCTCGCGACAAACTCCCGAAGGCCAAGTGTTGGGAGGGCTATACGGAGTCCCGGGCACCTACGATTTGCCTGGAGGGAACTTCCAATAATCATGGATCCCATGGCGCAGCGCATGCTGCTACCAAGGCGCTTCTTGCTGATGCGCTCGGCCAGAAGGAAATGGACTATGAAACGGCCCGTAACAGAATGTCGACGATGGTGCACAAGACCTATGGATGCAACAAAGAGTGCATCGACAAGCAACTCGATGCGTACTACAAGAAAGCACACAAGTGTGGGGACTTAGACAAGGCCAAGGTGACACCACACTCCGGAGCTGCGGGCGATACAGCCAAGACAACCGGCGGCGAAATGTAA